Proteins co-encoded in one Bacteroidota bacterium genomic window:
- a CDS encoding galactose-1-epimerase, which produces MVLSLFVFAVAAGTSFGQGKFPPVEKMPFGKLADGREVFKYTLINDTGMKAEVINYGAILTNLYVKDKTGTLADV; this is translated from the coding sequence ATGGTCTTGTCCCTTTTTGTGTTCGCGGTTGCGGCCGGGACGTCGTTTGGGCAGGGGAAATTTCCGCCGGTAGAAAAGATGCCGTTTGGCAAGCTTGCCGACGGGCGTGAGGTCTTCAAGTATACCCTGATAAATGACACGGGAATGAAGGCAGAGGTCATCAACTACGGTGCGATCCTAACGAACCTGTATGTGAAGGATAAGACAGGCACATTAGCGGACGTC
- a CDS encoding uroporphyrinogen decarboxylase family protein → MRPEQWQTFKKAARLEKLDKVPMALIIDSPWIPGYLGVNHMDYFLDPELWFQSNLKIHNEFRDVIFVPSWWMEYGMAAEPSALGAKIKFWQDNTPSEYHTLYHIEDMESFPDYEVESDAFMGMTLHRIRMQRQRILDTGEILPLVTSRGPLCTAGFVRSTTDFMIDIVEKPEWAHKLIGLCTNLIIDWLKAQHKAMGNTVEGIFILDDIVGFINEEHYKEFAHPYLKKICDAFPKDWVKIYHNDAEIGACLDHLPDCGFNVLNWGKQTDIAEVKSRVGGRMCLMGNVNPLEIGVRGTPEEVRDATLEVLEKSGGEGIILSVGGGTSPGMPRENIQAMLKALDEYNAKR, encoded by the coding sequence ATGAGACCGGAACAATGGCAAACCTTCAAGAAGGCTGCACGACTCGAAAAGCTGGACAAAGTGCCGATGGCGCTGATCATCGACAGCCCGTGGATTCCCGGCTACCTCGGCGTGAATCACATGGATTACTTTCTCGACCCGGAATTGTGGTTTCAGTCGAACCTGAAAATCCACAATGAATTCCGCGACGTGATCTTCGTTCCGTCCTGGTGGATGGAATACGGCATGGCTGCCGAGCCGTCGGCATTGGGGGCAAAAATAAAATTCTGGCAGGACAACACGCCGAGCGAATACCACACCCTCTACCATATCGAAGACATGGAGAGCTTTCCCGATTATGAGGTCGAGAGCGACGCTTTTATGGGGATGACGCTCCACCGCATCCGGATGCAGCGGCAGCGGATCCTCGACACCGGCGAGATACTTCCGCTCGTCACTTCGCGCGGGCCGTTATGCACCGCAGGCTTCGTCCGCAGCACCACCGACTTCATGATCGACATCGTCGAAAAACCCGAATGGGCTCACAAGCTGATCGGCCTCTGCACGAACCTGATCATCGATTGGCTCAAAGCACAGCACAAAGCGATGGGAAACACGGTCGAAGGAATTTTTATTCTGGACGACATTGTCGGGTTCATCAACGAAGAACACTACAAAGAGTTCGCTCACCCTTACTTGAAAAAGATCTGCGATGCATTCCCGAAGGACTGGGTGAAGATCTATCATAACGACGCCGAGATCGGCGCGTGCCTTGACCATCTCCCCGACTGCGGGTTCAATGTCTTGAACTGGGGTAAACAGACCGACATCGCCGAAGTGAAGTCGCGCGTGGGCGGCAGAATGTGTTTGATGGGGAACGTCAACCCGCTGGAGATCGGCGTCCGCGGCACGCCCGAAGAAGTGCGCGACGCAACGCTCGAGGTCCTCGAAAAAAGCGGCGGCGAAGGGATCATCCTCTCGGTCGGCGGCGGGACGAGCCCCGGCATGCCGCGCGAGAACATCCAGGCCATGCTGAAAGCGCTCGACGAATACAACGCCAAGCGCTGA
- a CDS encoding corrinoid protein, producing MPDYALMNQYLYEGKAKEVEQMTKDALAEGRLVQEVLTEGLIAGMSVVGEDFKHNILYVPEVLIAARAMKAGMAVLKPLLSAKDSAVKPAGILLMGTVRGDLHDIGKNLVCMMAEGAGFTVYDIGVDQSIEKFLAAADQYKPDIIGMSALLTTTMAYMKVVIDGFQEKGLGHIKMAIGGAPISQMYADEIGADGYGADASSAVDLFLRLAGKKADPQK from the coding sequence ATGCCAGATTATGCGCTGATGAATCAATACCTGTACGAGGGGAAGGCGAAGGAAGTCGAGCAGATGACGAAAGACGCGCTCGCCGAAGGCCGGCTGGTGCAGGAAGTGCTGACCGAAGGGCTCATCGCAGGAATGAGCGTCGTCGGCGAAGATTTCAAGCACAACATTTTGTACGTCCCGGAAGTCTTGATCGCCGCCCGCGCGATGAAAGCGGGGATGGCGGTACTGAAGCCGCTCCTCAGCGCGAAGGATTCGGCGGTGAAGCCCGCCGGCATTCTGCTGATGGGAACGGTGCGCGGCGATCTGCACGACATCGGAAAAAATCTCGTCTGCATGATGGCCGAAGGGGCCGGCTTCACAGTCTATGACATCGGCGTCGACCAGAGCATAGAGAAATTCCTCGCGGCGGCGGATCAATACAAACCGGACATCATCGGGATGAGCGCTCTGCTCACGACGACGATGGCGTACATGAAAGTTGTCATCGACGGATTTCAGGAAAAGGGACTGGGACATATTAAAATGGCGATCGGCGGAGCGCCGATCAGCCAGATGTACGCGGATGAGATAGGAGCCGACGGCTACGGTGCGGACGCTTCAAGCGCCGTCGACCTTTTCCTGCGGCTTGCGGGGAAAAAAGCCGATCCGCAAAAATAA
- a CDS encoding virulence factor, producing MAFYKILYWQDIPSQVKAWDDFDEVTLAMNSKFVALIDQAAQTQGLTGADDYLAQWKWGDELERDGEVQEVAEAVKKELEAGQS from the coding sequence ATGGCATTCTATAAAATTCTTTATTGGCAGGATATTCCGTCGCAGGTGAAAGCCTGGGACGACTTCGATGAGGTCACGCTCGCGATGAACTCAAAATTTGTCGCTCTCATCGACCAGGCGGCCCAAACGCAGGGACTCACCGGCGCCGACGATTATCTTGCGCAGTGGAAATGGGGGGACGAGCTGGAGCGCGACGGTGAGGTTCAAGAGGTTGCTGAAGCCGTAAAAAAAGAATTGGAAGCCGGGCAGAGCTGA
- a CDS encoding homocysteine S-methyltransferase family protein yields MKKLLQEAALERRLVSDGAMGTQLMLAGLEPGGCGELWNLTHPDRVLEIQRRYVKAGADCLITNTFGGSRTMLGRHGHGDKVSPINKAGVAIAREAFGEIDGYVLGDIGPLGAILEPYGDLPQETAYNVYEEQARALVEGGADAVIIETQTSLDELGLAVEAARAAGSKCIIASLAYDLSADKSFFVTMMGVLPDEAARQLELKGAHIIALNCGTGMEMTGAAAVVERYRRSCSLPTMVQPNAGLPVLEKGKAVYKQLPEDMARGVPPVLQAGANIVGSCCGSTPEHTLAIRRIVSEFNRSAAKIPV; encoded by the coding sequence ATGAAAAAACTTCTCCAGGAGGCTGCGCTCGAGCGACGACTTGTCTCGGACGGCGCGATGGGGACTCAATTAATGCTTGCCGGCCTCGAACCGGGGGGCTGCGGTGAATTGTGGAATTTAACGCACCCGGACCGGGTCCTCGAGATCCAACGGCGTTATGTGAAGGCAGGAGCCGATTGTCTTATTACCAACACATTCGGCGGCAGCAGGACGATGCTCGGGCGGCACGGCCATGGAGACAAGGTCTCCCCGATCAATAAGGCGGGGGTCGCAATTGCGCGGGAAGCGTTCGGCGAGATCGACGGCTACGTGCTGGGAGACATCGGACCGCTCGGCGCGATCCTCGAACCGTACGGGGACCTCCCGCAGGAAACTGCGTACAACGTGTACGAAGAACAGGCGCGGGCCTTGGTGGAAGGAGGGGCCGACGCCGTTATCATCGAAACGCAGACCTCGCTCGATGAACTCGGCCTCGCCGTGGAAGCCGCACGAGCGGCCGGCTCGAAATGCATCATCGCATCGCTGGCGTACGATCTCTCCGCGGACAAATCTTTTTTTGTCACGATGATGGGAGTGCTTCCCGATGAAGCCGCACGTCAGCTTGAATTGAAAGGCGCACACATTATTGCGTTGAATTGCGGAACAGGGATGGAGATGACCGGCGCCGCAGCTGTTGTCGAGCGCTACCGCCGATCCTGTTCTCTTCCGACAATGGTGCAGCCGAATGCCGGGCTTCCGGTCCTCGAAAAAGGAAAAGCCGTCTACAAACAACTTCCGGAGGACATGGCGCGCGGGGTTCCCCCCGTACTTCAGGCGGGGGCGAACATCGTCGGTTCGTGCTGCGGCAGCACTCCCGAACACACGCTGGCAATCCGCCGGATCGTCAGCGAATTCAACCGGAGCGCGGCAAAAATCCCGGTGTAA
- a CDS encoding methylenetetrahydrofolate reductase C-terminal domain-containing protein yields MKTLREKLHHTNDFLLGIELVSIRGSMAEKSALRARSFANQLSESPLVDWISVTDNAGGNPQLAPQALGKPILYAGKEVVIHLTCKDLNRNGLESAAWQLQSEGFRNILAMTGDYPVAGNEGAPKPVFDLDSVGLISMLNKMNNGLDDPRNKTRNETHLFGKTEFFVGAVATNFKLREGEVMPQYLKLRKKVECGAQFIINQVGYDSKKNRELRLYMDRNGMKSVPLIGNVYILNPKVAQLFHDHKIPGIVVTPQLLDLCLRAGRSADSGKAFFYELAAKQISIFRHLGFRGAYLGGAYEYPAIEKIVKIERSFGENDWVQFFKEIGFSRPQEFFYYPEELSSDMRTDGSSSHRPVSASRRPMNLMYRISQWTHAMMFTRGKWLTDLGAKISASSKNPQQGPMPLRTVERWSKTALFQCKDCGDCSLPEIAFLCPESQCAKNQRNGPCGGTLDGRCEVAGYGECIWLRAYERLKNDGVNVETMLSHAPVIQNQELRGTSSWANFWLGRDHSRGGHPT; encoded by the coding sequence ATGAAAACTCTTCGGGAAAAATTGCATCACACGAACGATTTTCTCCTCGGCATCGAGCTGGTATCGATCCGCGGTTCGATGGCCGAGAAGAGCGCGCTGCGGGCACGGTCGTTCGCGAATCAACTCTCCGAATCCCCACTTGTTGACTGGATCTCCGTGACAGACAACGCCGGCGGCAACCCGCAGCTTGCGCCGCAGGCGCTCGGCAAACCGATTCTGTACGCCGGAAAAGAAGTTGTCATCCATCTTACCTGCAAAGACCTGAACCGCAACGGACTGGAAAGCGCCGCATGGCAGCTCCAGAGCGAGGGATTCCGCAATATCCTCGCCATGACCGGCGACTATCCCGTCGCGGGAAACGAAGGCGCTCCGAAGCCGGTGTTCGACCTCGACTCTGTCGGATTGATTTCCATGTTGAACAAAATGAACAACGGCCTCGACGATCCCCGCAACAAGACACGCAATGAGACTCATCTGTTCGGGAAGACCGAGTTCTTCGTCGGCGCGGTGGCGACCAATTTCAAATTGCGCGAGGGGGAAGTGATGCCGCAGTACTTGAAGCTTCGGAAGAAGGTCGAGTGCGGCGCGCAATTCATCATCAATCAGGTCGGATACGATTCAAAAAAAAACCGGGAACTCCGCCTTTACATGGACCGCAACGGCATGAAGTCCGTCCCGTTGATCGGGAACGTGTATATCCTCAACCCAAAAGTCGCCCAGCTCTTCCACGATCATAAAATTCCGGGTATCGTCGTCACGCCGCAGCTGCTCGACCTCTGTCTCCGCGCCGGACGATCGGCCGACAGCGGGAAAGCATTCTTCTACGAATTGGCCGCGAAACAGATTTCGATCTTCCGTCACCTGGGCTTCCGCGGTGCATACCTCGGCGGCGCGTACGAGTATCCGGCGATCGAGAAGATCGTTAAGATCGAGAGGTCGTTCGGAGAGAACGATTGGGTGCAATTCTTTAAGGAAATCGGCTTCTCCAGACCGCAGGAGTTCTTTTATTACCCAGAAGAATTATCTTCGGACATGCGAACCGACGGATCGTCTTCTCACCGCCCGGTTTCTGCGAGCCGGCGGCCCATGAATTTGATGTACCGTATCTCTCAGTGGACTCATGCTATGATGTTCACTCGGGGGAAATGGCTGACAGATCTCGGCGCGAAGATCTCCGCAAGCTCAAAAAATCCTCAGCAAGGACCGATGCCGCTGCGAACGGTCGAACGTTGGAGCAAAACGGCCTTGTTTCAATGCAAAGATTGCGGCGATTGTTCGCTGCCGGAGATCGCATTCCTCTGTCCCGAATCGCAGTGTGCGAAGAACCAGCGCAACGGCCCGTGCGGCGGAACATTGGACGGACGCTGCGAAGTAGCCGGTTACGGGGAGTGCATCTGGCTGCGTGCCTACGAGCGATTGAAGAATGACGGAGTCAACGTCGAAACGATGCTGAGCCATGCACCGGTGATTCAGAATCAAGAGCTTCGCGGGACATCTTCCTGGGCAAATTTTTGGCTTGGAAGAGACCACTCCCGCGGCGGCCACCCAACCTAA
- a CDS encoding dihydropteroate synthase: MDMNRLHIIGDLINNAYGRARTAFSARSLEGYQRLARSQSELGVDFLDLNIDGTQQIQVRPEEMLSFLPDLVPAIQQVSSVPICIDNPSIEYHKVALKHYDRSRSGAPILNSVAASREHLDEMIELVAEYDTYVVVMASERFLNGTSVQCLNAQDVYESVKYFVELLAAKARRSNDRIIVDPGLAPVGADTYGLVNIGLDAMRLIRKDDDLKGVHITVGLSNFAWGTPKHIRHDLEKAYLTIATAAGLDFAIANPESLPKPLPADHKMVSLLQHALDQGRAAEGESRETAGFRQAEAVMEIWSNAESGERE; the protein is encoded by the coding sequence ATGGATATGAACAGATTGCACATTATCGGAGACCTCATCAACAACGCCTACGGACGGGCACGAACGGCGTTCAGTGCCCGGAGTTTGGAAGGATACCAGCGCCTCGCCCGGTCCCAATCCGAGCTTGGCGTCGACTTTCTCGACCTCAACATCGACGGAACGCAGCAGATCCAGGTACGTCCGGAGGAAATGCTCAGCTTCCTACCGGACCTTGTCCCGGCCATTCAGCAAGTCAGCTCTGTGCCGATCTGCATCGACAATCCGTCTATCGAGTACCACAAAGTCGCGCTGAAACACTATGACCGCTCGCGGTCGGGCGCACCGATCTTGAATTCAGTCGCCGCTTCGCGCGAACATCTGGATGAGATGATCGAACTGGTGGCTGAGTACGACACCTATGTCGTCGTCATGGCGTCCGAACGTTTTCTGAACGGTACTTCGGTACAATGTTTGAACGCGCAGGACGTTTACGAGTCCGTAAAATACTTTGTGGAACTTCTCGCCGCCAAGGCCCGGCGGAGCAACGACAGGATTATCGTCGACCCCGGCCTGGCGCCGGTCGGCGCAGATACGTACGGGCTCGTCAATATCGGACTCGATGCCATGCGGCTCATCAGGAAGGATGACGATCTTAAGGGAGTTCATATCACTGTCGGGCTGTCTAATTTTGCGTGGGGGACTCCGAAACACATCAGGCACGATCTGGAAAAAGCATACCTTACGATCGCCACCGCTGCGGGCCTCGACTTCGCCATTGCGAACCCCGAGAGCCTTCCCAAGCCGCTTCCGGCGGACCACAAAATGGTTTCCCTGCTTCAGCATGCGCTAGACCAGGGAAGAGCCGCGGAAGGGGAAAGCAGAGAGACAGCGGGCTTTCGGCAGGCAGAAGCAGTGATGGAAATCTGGAGCAATGCAGAATCAGGCGAACGGGAATAG
- a CDS encoding amidohydrolase family protein encodes MQNQANGNSESQVSIPRATSGRKIWLRVGTLFDGEQEPIHDAHIVYDAESILYAAGGKNLPPSDLLKPGQTRPDLELPRFTLIPGLIEAHAHLFLEGGELDPAQRALLLKRSDGEMFEAAEKRLRQLVSLGICGVRDAGDKFGVGLALNKLTSSKENSPMPYIDSPGAAIHHRGEYGSFMAEAIEDFPSLKECVLSNIRSGAERIKLIVSDVIDFKSGSVSKKPQLTADEVKQFTTLAKEFSKQTMAHATGDLGIENAIEGGIDSIEHGFFIRNDQLKRMRDMGIAWAPTFAPVQKQIDHAGRFGWDEKIVSTLKKIMDQHSTSLVRGDSLGVQIVAGSDAGAAGVPHGLGLFEELSLMERAGLSPLTVLRCATGNSSYRLRFKEKFGLIKPGYRPRFILTRHSPLDRIGNLKKEKYVIFDGAVFHNNGSADPHGL; translated from the coding sequence ATGCAGAATCAGGCGAACGGGAATAGCGAATCACAGGTTTCAATACCACGCGCGACAAGCGGGCGAAAAATCTGGCTTCGCGTCGGCACGCTCTTCGACGGCGAGCAGGAACCGATTCACGATGCGCATATCGTCTACGACGCCGAGAGCATTCTCTATGCAGCCGGGGGGAAAAACCTTCCCCCCTCCGATCTTCTCAAGCCCGGGCAAACGCGTCCCGACCTCGAGCTTCCCCGTTTTACACTCATCCCCGGACTTATCGAAGCGCACGCACATCTTTTTCTAGAAGGAGGAGAGCTCGATCCTGCGCAGAGAGCGTTGCTCCTCAAACGATCTGACGGGGAGATGTTTGAAGCAGCCGAGAAACGGTTGCGACAGCTGGTTTCTCTCGGAATCTGCGGCGTGCGCGATGCCGGCGACAAATTCGGCGTCGGGCTTGCTCTGAACAAGCTCACTTCGAGCAAAGAAAACTCTCCGATGCCATACATCGACAGCCCCGGCGCTGCGATCCATCACCGGGGTGAATACGGAAGCTTCATGGCGGAAGCGATAGAGGATTTTCCATCGCTCAAGGAATGTGTCCTTTCAAACATCCGGAGCGGGGCGGAGAGAATAAAGCTGATCGTTTCGGATGTGATCGATTTCAAAAGCGGCTCGGTCAGCAAGAAACCGCAATTGACGGCGGATGAGGTTAAGCAGTTCACCACATTAGCGAAGGAATTCTCGAAACAAACGATGGCCCATGCCACCGGCGACCTCGGAATCGAGAACGCAATCGAAGGAGGAATCGACTCGATCGAGCACGGGTTTTTCATCCGCAACGACCAGCTGAAACGGATGCGGGACATGGGAATTGCCTGGGCGCCGACCTTCGCCCCCGTGCAAAAACAAATTGACCATGCCGGCCGTTTTGGATGGGATGAAAAAATAGTCTCGACTCTGAAGAAAATTATGGACCAACACTCCACGAGTCTGGTAAGGGGGGATTCGCTCGGCGTGCAGATCGTTGCGGGGAGCGATGCCGGAGCGGCCGGCGTGCCTCATGGCCTCGGATTGTTCGAGGAATTGTCCCTGATGGAAAGGGCAGGCCTTTCGCCCCTAACGGTTCTCCGCTGTGCTACAGGGAACAGCAGCTATCGCCTTCGCTTCAAGGAAAAGTTCGGACTGATCAAACCGGGATACCGGCCCCGGTTCATCCTGACACGGCATTCGCCGCTCGACCGCATCGGAAACCTCAAAAAGGAGAAGTACGTGATTTTTGACGGTGCGGTTTTTCACAATAATGGGTCCGCCGATCCTCACGGTCTCTGA
- a CDS encoding ASKHA domain-containing protein, whose translation MSVELHFNNQHAHVAPGPSLFECADSLGVYVPTSCIKQGKCKECLVEVVEGMELLSPKAPQEKHLKENFRLSCRARIVKESGVLRCHTMRRGEMKIEGQAFHLPAELRSLKIDPCVTRSDGKVFLDGKEIESAAGPVHGLALDLGTTTIVLRLLNLETGEIVADTSFENPQRFGGSDVMSRIHYDTEHPDKILQRTLAGYLTHAIEDFPVDPHSIYEMVVAGNSTMRDIFFRLNVYSIGQNPYQSITELELKKGERTTTSVTGRPKRLLLPINPRARIYGMPVISGHVGADAAACMLAIDLANESRLVAVMDIGTNTELIVGNKEKIFAASCPAGPAFEGGKITSGMPGLPGAIEKVVAQPDGSFALDVIGNVQPEGICGSGLIDLLSELIRTERLNRLGRFELGEREIVLSETGEDKILFTESDINELAQAKGANVAGLHVVFNRYGVRFDELDVFYLAGGFGRHLDVESSRRIGLIPNIDASKIVQVGNASIEGATIALLSRTKRMELEGLVKRVVHCRLETDPNFFDYFVEGCQFKPIDTLNALSEERNNK comes from the coding sequence ATGAGCGTTGAACTACATTTCAACAATCAACACGCGCACGTTGCGCCGGGGCCTTCGTTGTTCGAATGCGCCGACTCGCTCGGTGTCTATGTTCCTACCTCCTGCATAAAACAGGGGAAGTGCAAAGAATGCCTTGTCGAGGTTGTTGAAGGGATGGAATTGCTTTCGCCGAAAGCTCCGCAGGAAAAGCATCTCAAAGAGAATTTCCGCCTATCATGCCGCGCCCGTATCGTCAAGGAATCGGGAGTCCTCCGCTGCCACACGATGCGCCGGGGAGAAATGAAAATAGAGGGGCAGGCGTTTCACCTCCCAGCTGAATTGCGAAGCCTAAAAATTGACCCGTGCGTCACACGCTCGGACGGCAAAGTCTTTCTCGATGGCAAGGAGATCGAGAGCGCCGCCGGCCCGGTCCACGGCCTGGCCCTCGATCTGGGCACCACGACCATTGTTCTCCGTCTCCTCAACTTGGAGACGGGGGAGATCGTTGCCGATACGTCGTTCGAAAATCCGCAGCGCTTCGGCGGCTCCGATGTCATGTCGCGGATCCACTACGACACTGAACACCCGGATAAGATCCTCCAGCGGACGCTCGCCGGATATCTTACCCACGCCATCGAAGATTTTCCCGTGGACCCCCATTCCATTTACGAAATGGTCGTCGCCGGCAACTCGACGATGCGGGATATTTTTTTCAGGCTGAACGTGTACTCGATCGGGCAGAATCCTTACCAGTCGATCACCGAGCTTGAACTAAAAAAGGGGGAGCGAACGACGACAAGCGTCACCGGCAGGCCGAAGCGACTTCTTCTTCCGATCAACCCGAGAGCGCGCATCTATGGAATGCCGGTCATCAGCGGGCACGTCGGAGCAGATGCGGCGGCCTGCATGCTCGCCATCGACCTGGCGAACGAATCGCGTCTCGTCGCGGTTATGGATATCGGCACGAACACGGAACTGATCGTGGGGAACAAGGAAAAGATCTTTGCCGCCTCGTGTCCGGCCGGACCGGCGTTTGAAGGGGGGAAGATCACGAGCGGGATGCCCGGCCTCCCCGGCGCCATTGAGAAAGTTGTCGCGCAGCCTGACGGCTCTTTCGCGCTGGATGTCATCGGGAATGTTCAGCCGGAGGGAATCTGCGGTTCGGGATTGATCGATCTTCTGAGCGAGCTGATCAGGACAGAGCGATTAAATAGACTCGGAAGGTTTGAGCTCGGGGAAAGGGAGATCGTGCTCAGCGAGACGGGCGAAGATAAAATATTGTTCACGGAAAGCGACATCAACGAGCTTGCCCAGGCAAAAGGGGCGAACGTTGCCGGGCTTCATGTCGTCTTTAATAGATACGGAGTTCGGTTCGACGAGCTCGATGTCTTTTACCTTGCCGGCGGTTTCGGACGGCATCTCGACGTCGAATCTTCAAGGAGGATCGGCCTGATACCGAACATCGATGCATCGAAAATCGTGCAGGTGGGGAACGCTTCGATCGAAGGGGCTACGATCGCGCTGCTGTCGCGCACGAAACGAATGGAGCTTGAAGGTCTTGTAAAGCGGGTCGTTCACTGCCGGCTGGAAACTGACCCGAATTTTTTCGATTATTTTGTCGAGGGATGTCAGTTCAAGCCGATCGACACTTTAAATGCGCTTTCTGAGGAACGGAATAATAAATAG
- a CDS encoding SDR family oxidoreductase produces MDYLRSLFNVENKVVVITGGSGILGTEMAKGLLRAGAKVALLARNKENLEKKAALLKKISTGVTSVQCDVTLEENLRSANEKILGQFGRIDVLINAAGGNVAGATIGLDQSVFDIEISQFNKVTDINLNGTVLSTLVFGKSIAEQKKGSIINLSSMASYRAITRVVGYSAAKAAIDNFTRWMAVEMALKFGDGIRVNAIAPGFLLTEQNRTLLTKNDGSFTERGKTIINMTPFKRLGEPDELIGTVLWLASDASKFITGTIIAVDGGFSAFSGV; encoded by the coding sequence ATGGATTATCTTCGATCGCTTTTCAACGTCGAAAACAAAGTTGTCGTCATTACCGGCGGGAGCGGGATACTCGGCACCGAAATGGCAAAAGGGTTGCTTCGCGCCGGCGCCAAGGTCGCTCTTCTCGCGCGCAACAAGGAAAACCTGGAGAAGAAAGCAGCACTGCTGAAAAAAATCAGCACGGGGGTAACAAGCGTTCAATGCGACGTGACACTGGAGGAGAATCTCCGGTCCGCCAACGAAAAGATCCTGGGTCAATTCGGCCGCATCGACGTGCTGATCAATGCCGCGGGAGGGAATGTTGCCGGTGCGACGATCGGGCTGGACCAAAGCGTTTTCGACATCGAGATCTCTCAATTCAACAAAGTCACCGACATCAACCTGAACGGCACTGTCCTCTCGACCCTTGTCTTTGGCAAGTCGATCGCGGAACAGAAAAAGGGGTCGATCATCAACCTCTCCTCGATGGCGTCGTACCGGGCGATCACGCGCGTCGTCGGCTATTCGGCTGCAAAGGCTGCGATCGATAATTTCACGCGGTGGATGGCGGTCGAGATGGCGCTGAAGTTCGGAGACGGAATTCGGGTGAACGCGATCGCTCCCGGATTCCTTCTGACAGAACAAAACCGGACGCTCCTCACCAAGAATGACGGGTCGTTCACCGAACGGGGCAAAACGATCATCAACATGACTCCGTTTAAGAGACTCGGTGAGCCCGACGAATTGATCGGCACGGTGTTATGGCTCGCAAGCGACGCGTCGAAGTTTATCACCGGCACCATTATCGCCGTTGATGGCGGGTTCAGCGCGTTCAGCGGGGTATAA
- the uxuA gene encoding mannonate dehydratase: protein MPFEQTWRWFGPNDPISLKDARQAGATGIVTALHDIPAGDAWTTGAILKRKKIIEAEGLVWSVAESVPVHENIKKWTGNYRLLIEHYKESIRNLGRCGITTVCYNFMPVLDWSRTDLRVVFRDGSITTKFDMRAFAAFDLFILKRRDAEKSYTAKQLADAKNFFDKLSHPQKEELQRTVLLGLPGSLQEYTLDEFRTAVGEYEQISEEGLRGNLLSFIKEIIPAAEEAGVFMAIHPDDPPWSLLGLPRVVRNESDVRAILNAADSPANGLTFCTGSFGAGYQNDLVAMANTFAQRINFVHLRNVARNSDGDFLEENHLEGDIDIYGVMKTLLLEQKRRAELRLPNARMPMRPDHGHLMIPDRNRKGIYPGYSLFGRMRALGELRGLELGILRSLG from the coding sequence ATGCCTTTTGAACAGACATGGAGATGGTTCGGACCGAACGATCCGATTTCTCTTAAGGATGCAAGGCAGGCGGGCGCGACCGGCATCGTCACAGCGCTGCACGATATTCCCGCAGGGGATGCCTGGACGACCGGCGCCATCCTGAAAAGAAAAAAGATCATTGAAGCCGAGGGGCTTGTCTGGTCGGTTGCCGAGAGCGTTCCGGTGCATGAGAATATCAAAAAATGGACGGGCAACTACCGGCTCTTGATCGAACACTATAAAGAATCGATCAGAAATCTCGGCCGGTGCGGCATCACGACGGTGTGCTATAACTTCATGCCAGTGCTCGACTGGTCCCGCACCGATCTGAGAGTGGTCTTTCGGGATGGCTCCATCACGACGAAATTTGATATGCGGGCGTTCGCGGCGTTCGATCTGTTCATTCTGAAAAGACGCGATGCAGAGAAGAGCTACACAGCAAAGCAGCTCGCCGACGCGAAGAACTTTTTCGACAAGCTCAGCCATCCTCAAAAGGAGGAATTGCAGCGAACGGTGCTCCTCGGCCTGCCGGGGTCGCTGCAGGAGTACACGCTGGACGAATTCCGCACTGCGGTCGGGGAGTACGAGCAGATCAGCGAAGAAGGCCTCCGCGGCAACCTTCTTTCATTCATCAAAGAGATCATTCCGGCGGCCGAAGAAGCCGGGGTGTTCATGGCGATCCATCCCGACGATCCGCCCTGGTCACTGCTCGGCCTCCCCAGGGTTGTGCGAAACGAATCAGATGTCCGGGCGATCCTCAACGCCGCCGACTCCCCGGCCAACGGGCTGACCTTCTGCACCGGATCATTCGGCGCAGGATACCAGAACGACCTTGTGGCAATGGCAAATACCTTTGCGCAACGGATCAATTTTGTTCATTTGCGCAACGTCGCCCGGAACTCGGACGGAGATTTCCTTGAAGAGAACCATCTTGAAGGGGACATCGATATTTACGGCGTCATGAAAACCCTTCTCCTGGAACAAAAGCGCCGCGCCGAGCTGCGTTTGCCGAACGCACGGATGCCGATGCGCCCCGACCATGGCCACCTCATGATCCCCGACCGGAACAGAAAAGGAATTTATCCCGGGTATTCCCTCTTCGGAAGAATGAGAGCGCTCGGTGAATTGCGCGGGCTTGAGCTCGGAATACTCCGCTCGCTGGGCTGA